TCAGGAGTGCAAGGCCTTCTCATGGTAGAATTTTTACGGAGGGTTTGAAATGAAAAAGATCTACTTAGTCATTGACACAGAGACCACGGGATCGAGTCCACTTGGAGGAGACAGAATACTCGAAATAGCGGCGATTCCAATATATGGGAATAAGATCTTGCAAAATTTGTCGTTCCAATCTCTTGTGAACCCGCTAGTCCTGATTCCGGCGCAGATTACCGGGATACATGGACTGAAGAATGAAGATGTCTCTGAAGAACCGACGATGGCCGAGGTTTTTCCGAGATTTCGTGACTACGTTGGTGGAGCGACTATCGTGGGTCATAATATCGTAAACGACATGACCTTCTTCGATATCGCTTCAAAGGAAACCGGAGTGCTTCCGCTGACCAACAACTATATTGATACTATTAGCATAGCACACGAGGTTTTTTCAGAGGGACCGTACAGCCTGAAGAGTATAGCCGGCAGGCTGAAGATTAGAGATGTACCCACTCACAGGGCGATGGACGATGCCAGAGTGACTGCAAAGGTTTTCCTGGCACTCGCGAGACGGCTTGGAGGTATTTCCGAGATGATCAAATACGAGAAGAAGTGGAGGGGTTAGGTTTGATAAAGAACTTTATACTCGATACCAACGTTCTTGTTCATGATCCTTATTGTTTCGAAAATTTCGAAGACAACAACATAATTATCCCTTTTCCCGTTCTTGAGGAAATAGACAAACTGAAAAAGAACTCCGGATCCGTTGGCCAGAATGCCAGAAAAGTAAATAGATTTCTTGATTCGCTTAGATCGAAAGGCAGGCTGACAGAAGGCGTAAGATTGGAGTCTGGAGGTACGCTTCGAATTGCGGTATTTGATGAATTCAAGAGCAAGCTTCCTCCGTTTGCCGCAAACAATTACAAAGACAATGCAATCCTGCTGTACATGATGGAGCTCAGTCACATGGACAAACTGCCCGTCATTCTGGTCAGCAAAGACATAAACATGCGTGTGAAGGCCGATATTATGGGTCTTAAGGCCGATGATTACCTTCACGACAAAGTGGAAATCGACGATAAGCTGTCGGGAATAAACATCGTA
This window of the Mesotoga sp. BH458_6_3_2_1 genome carries:
- a CDS encoding PolC-type DNA polymerase III; the encoded protein is MKKIYLVIDTETTGSSPLGGDRILEIAAIPIYGNKILQNLSFQSLVNPLVLIPAQITGIHGLKNEDVSEEPTMAEVFPRFRDYVGGATIVGHNIVNDMTFFDIASKETGVLPLTNNYIDTISIAHEVFSEGPYSLKSIAGRLKIRDVPTHRAMDDARVTAKVFLALARRLGGISEMIKYEKKWRG